A window from Drosophila nasuta strain 15112-1781.00 chromosome 3, ASM2355853v1, whole genome shotgun sequence encodes these proteins:
- the LOC132790102 gene encoding ATP-dependent RNA helicase Ddx1 — MTAFEEFGVLPELGKATDELDWTLPTDVQAEAIPLILGGGDVLMAAETGSGKTGAFCLPILQIVWETLRDLKEGKTGRGGTGGAAGGATPWTMSFFDRNNALAVTPDGLRCQSREFKEWHGCRGTTGVFGRAKFYYEATVTDEGLCRIGWSTQLASLDLGTCRFGFGFGGTGKKSNNRQFDDYGEAFGKADVIGCLLNLQALEVSFTKNGVPLGVAFKIPDSMRNETFYPAVVLKNAEMLFNFGKTDFKYPPGNGFAAACKADADHSKANPLASPTANAAALKPAPNAPQAIIIEPSRELAEQTYNQLEKFKLHLGNPEVRSLLLIGGVRVEEQKAQLQQGIHIVVGTPGRLEELINSGFVQLTHCRFFVLDEADALLKQGYTELIDRLHKQIPKITSDGCRLQMIVCSATLHAFEVKKMAERLMHFPTWVDLKGEDAVPETVHHVVCMVDPHTDYSWKNLRQPVPTDGVHAQDNLHPSNTSPETFSEAVKLLKGEYCIKAIEQHKMDRAIIFCRTKQDCDNLEMHLRRQGGDRYSCVCLHGDRKPQERKQNLEMFKRQQVKFLICTDVAARGLDITGLPFMINITLPDDKSNYVHRIGRVGRAERMGLAISLVSKVPEKVWYHGEWCKTRGRNCHNTNLTDVRGCCIWYNEPNLLAEVEDHLNITIQQVAKSMEVPVNDFDGKVVYGQKNLNMGTGYEDHVEQLGPTVRKLTDLELQSQSLFLKRLKV; from the exons ATGACTGCATTCGAAG AGTTTGGCGTGCTGCCCGAACTGGGCAAAGCAACCGACGAATTGGACTGGAC ATTGCCCACGGATGTGCAGGCGGAGGCCATTCCACTAATTCTGGGTGGTGGTGATGTTCTCATGGCGGCCGAAACCGGTTCGGGTAAAACTGGAGCATTTTGTTTGCCCATTCTGCAGATTGTTTGGGAAACATTGCGTGATCTGAAGGAAGGCAAAACGGGCAGGGGCGGCACAGGTGGCGCAGCTGGTGGTGCTACTCCCTGGACCATGTCCTTCTTCGATCGCAATAATGCGCTGGCCGTGACCCCGGATGGTTTGCGCTGCCAATCTCGGGAGTTCAAGGAATGGCACGGATGCCGCGGTACCACTGGCGTCTTTGGCAGGGCTAAGTTCTACTACGAGGCCACGGTCACCGATGAGGGACTCTGCCGCATTGGATGGTCCACACAATTGGCCAGCTTGGATCTGGGCACTTGTCGCTTTGGGTTCGGTTTTGGCGGCACTGGCAAGAAATCCAATAATCGACAGTTTGATGACTATGGCGAAGCCTTTGGCAAAGCAGATGTTATTGGCTGCCTGCTCAATCTGCAGGCCTTGGAGGTCAGTTTCACCAAGAACGGCGTGCCATTGGGTGTGGCCTTCAAGATACCCGATAGTATGCGCAACGAAACCTTCTATCCTGCTGTTGTGTTAAAGAATGCCGAAATGTTGTTCAACTTTGGCAAGACTGACTTTAAGTATCCACCTGGCAATGGCTTTGCGGCTGCCTGCAAAGCGGATGCGGACCACAGCAAGGCCAATCCTCTGGCTAGTCCTACAGCCAATGCGGCTGCCTTGAAACCAGCACCCAATGCACCCCAGGCCATCATCATTGAGCCGAGTCGCGAGTTGGCAGAACAAACCTACAATCAGCTGGAGAAATTCAAGCTGCATCTGGGCAATCCCGAGGTGCGTTCCCTGCTGCTTATTGGTGGCGTGCGTGTCGAGGAACAAAAAGCCCAGTTGCAGCAGGGCATACACATTGTAGTCGGCACCCCGGGACGTCTCGAGGAGCTGATCAACAGCGGCTTTGTGCAGCTAACGCATTGTCGCTTCTTTGTGCTGGATGAAGCGGATGCACTGCTAAAGCAAGGCTACACGGAACTGATTGATCGACTGCATAAGCAGATACCCAAGATCACCAGCGATGGCTGTCGCCTGCAGATGATCGTCTGCTCGGCCACGTTGCACGCTTTTGAGGTAAAGAAAATGGCCGAACGACTGATGCACTTTCCCACCTGGGTGGATCTCAAGGGTGAAGACGCTGTGCCCGAGACAGTCCATCATGTGGTCTGCATGGTGGATCCCCACACGGACTACAGTTGGAAGAATCTACGCCAACCTGTGCCTACCGATGGGGTGCATGCCCAGGACAATTTGCATCCTTCGAATACTTCGCCAGAAACTTTTTCGGAGGCTGTAAAGCTGCTGAAGGGCGAGTACTGCATCAAAGCCATCGAACAGCATAAAATGGATCGAGCCATTATCTTTTGTCGCACCAAGCAAGATTGCGACAATCTGGAGATGCATCTGCGGCGTCAGGGTGGAGATCGTTACTCGTGTGTCTGCTTGCATGGTGATCGCAAGCCGCAGGAGCGTAAACAAAATCTGGAGATGTTCAAGCGGCAGCAGGTGAAGTTTTTGATCTGCACAGATGTCGCGGCACGCGGTCTGGACATCACAGGATTACCATTCA TGATCAACATTACGCTCCCAGATGACAAGTCCAACTATGTGCATCGCATTGGTCGCGTGGGACGTGCCGAACGTATGGGATTGGCTATCAGTCTGGTGTCCAAGGTGCCGGAGAAGGTGTGGTATCATGGTGAATGGTGCAAGACTCGTGGGCGCAATTGTCACAACACCAATTTAACCGATGTGCGCGGCTGTTGCATCTGGTACAACGAACCCAACTTGCTGGCCGAGGTGGAGGATCATCTTAACATCACCATACAGCAGGTGGCCAAGTCCATGGAGGTGCCTGTCAATGATTTCGATGGCAAAGTTGTCTACGGCCAGAAGAATCTCAATATGGGCACTGGATATGAGGATCATGTGGAGCAATTGGGACCGACGGTGCGCAAATTGACTGACTTGGAACTGCAATCACaatctttatttttgaaaCGCTTAAAAGTCTAA
- the LOC132790106 gene encoding GSK3-beta interaction protein, translating into MEESDEQEFNCIDEAQAIINDVKAHVAEIVVSSKLASSATQIYLNIRTIESATCCVQVSSRGFKIVSSQYDTIDEDKAFRSLNNGDEKQEEDEEEIFETPYALLDKISPRYVESFGNQLCQQLRQLQQMRTEFHEEDEEEEEED; encoded by the coding sequence ATGGAAGAGAGCGACGAGCAAGAGTTCAACTGCATTGACGAGGCGCAGGCCATCATCAATGATGTGAAGGCGCATGTGGCCGAAATCGTCGTTTCTTCCAAGCTGGCCAGCAGTGCCACGCAAATCTATCTCAACATACGAACCATAGAGAGCGCCACCTGCTGTGTTCAGGTGTCGAGTCGAGGATTTAAAATTGTGTCTTCCCAATACGACACCATTGATGAGGACAAGGCCTTCCGTTCACTAAATAATGGCGATGAAAAGCAAGAGGAGGACGAGGAGGAGATATTTGAGACACCATATGCACTGCTGGACAAGATTAGTCCACGTTATGTGGAGTCGTTTGGGAATCAACTCTGCCAACAACTGCGTCAGCTGCAACAGATGCGCACCGAATTCCACGAAGAGGACgaggaagaagaggaggaggactAA
- the LOC132790103 gene encoding bifunctional peptidase and (3S)-lysyl hydroxylase Jmjd7, with protein MAQTQIAAGVELLLQEAKDLGIGGHIAELEALPSAVEFAREFYAKNAPVVVRQAVAHWPAVKKWTPEYLKETLNNKIVDVAVTPNGYADGLATQNGEEFFVLPLETKMPLSELLERFDDPMGAVHYIQKQNSNFTEDFPELANDIVLRDLSFAQECFNKPSDAVNFWLGDERAITSMHKDPYENLYCVIAGYKDFILLPPHQLPCVPRRTYPTGIYKRKPCGQFYIDPLMDEDTQQLTEWISIDPLAPDLAKYPQYAQARPLRVRVHAGDVLYLPNYWFHHVQQSHKCIAVNFWYDMEYDSRYCYYRMLEHLTTSSGNQKS; from the coding sequence ATGGCTCAAACTCAAATTGCAGCGGGTGTAGAGTTGCTGCTCCAGGAGGCCAAAGACTTAGGCATTGGCGGCCACATCGCCGAGCTAGAAGCGTTGCCTAGTGCGGTAGAATTCGCACGAGAATTCTATGCCAAGAACGCACCCGTTGTCGTACGTCAAGCTGTTGCCCACTGGCCGGCTGTCAAGAAGTGGACACCAGAATATCTCAAGGAGACTCTGAATAACAAGATCGTCGATGTGGCTGTCACACCCAATGGATATGCCGATGGACTGGCCACACAGAATGGTGAGGAGTTCTTTGTATTACCACTGGAAACAAAAATGCCGTTATCAGAGCTCCTTGAGCGCTTTGATGATCCCATGGGCGCTGTGCATTatatacaaaagcaaaattcCAATTTTACCGAGGATTTTCCCGAATTGGCCAACGATATTGTACTCAGGGATTTGAGTTTCGCTCAGGAATGCTTTAATAAACCATCGGATGCAGTTAACTTTTGGCTGGGTGATGAACGCGCCATCACTTCGATGCACAAGGATCCCTACGAAAATTTGTATTGTGTCATAGCGGGCTACAAGGATTTCATTCTACTGCCACCACATCAATTGCCCTGCGTGCCTCGTCGCACTTATCCCACTGGAATATATAAGCGCAAACCTTGCGGTCAGTTCTACATTGACCCATTGATGGATGAGGATACGCAGCAGCTGACGGAATGGATTAGCATCGATCCCTTGGCACCCGATCTGGCCAAATATCCGCAATATGCCCAGGCACGTCCATTACGCGTTCGTGTACATGCTGGTGATGTGCTCTACCTGCCCAATTATTGGTTTCATCATGTACAGCAAAGTCACAAGTGTATTGCTGTAAACTTCTGGTATGACATGGAGTACGATAGTCGCTACTGTTATTATCGCATGCTGGAGCACCTAACTACGTCAAGCGGCAATCAAAAGTCCTGA
- the LOC132790098 gene encoding uncharacterized protein LOC132790098 encodes MAPTPPVKLIMKNDSDSSRSTGAVPKQATAATTTTPPATTTNSTTSPVSTNTSSSSATSRSATNRARNAALIKKQQEQREQEQLPPPLPPAPFKALNDLLERATVRKSQIALQIQAQHQQHREALRQLVAEQSYDSTDQQQRYCFPVRPVQRVQHQQQPSTTTATTTAAAATLQRLRPTTATTPAAATVGVVTPHTNNGNEEQQSITSSSSNNNNNLPQLPHTVLQNLIRRTFGTPSNNPTRAQLEFLRTLLGLDVNWNSRELTAGSLEEQLNKMVHEINPHSANQDEGIVNSTSLEDVALSEMSDNRAQSIQSLHSVMETPTPDTAPSFDELQQRLDASNRNMQNLQEEQQKLLQIQNMAKTHLNEMEQLRQQAARLPHSGDGDAPNYESVQQVQDDMASLVGRMKNLTAFIHNQNELSSVLGDDGPEILAEQQALQEKLESLRTQREDMRELVNELNSINMTARQSARNAAAAQRQARKEASPPKPVVAKPSNERVVPIEYQRTAPVLRQEAADAAQRALHAQAMINQKTADIDALKAQMAKLKGMLNTVNQIDQSTPSVGTTLERLSAERGQLPIEQRVHDLDDVTTELRAEAALLQKERERIIELKAEIERRKQQAAAAVQLGEDALQRVSLTPTPTPSRQREVEQEEQQELQEKQQFKLPSNSELRAECDQLREEFERTKREYAALYANNISSSNNNSNNTNTNTTSEADDEGNDETDSDRYFGHVCNSSSTTLKRAPSASTVVEKQQYQQQQQYQQQQQQRRNQQQQQQQQQQPQQQLPQSQPPAPAARSISNNEEELNMTIDSLSMGNDSIQSGSARSQYMLPPLPASVHGMWNSHNTTNGWHSQPSYVPATSSNVPAAPLAPPTSSNASSSNPTSDAVLLQQFMQTQQMLINSVCQCNQTLWHQQREIDNLNNQIHVLQDRLNAATCQDHAYSLRSESVPPANLPLTGGLAPNNLCLGGSNRAQSEQLYGFGSSHQSAFSNYHRSSHRNNIYSSNDPHQQQTYLNNAAPPPPPPQAPTAPQATHYNNETPLSPGSYRASPGPIFMNHHNNTIHQNNANLRTQNQHANNLHSLPETGVLPPTLNNQVPPGNRANNYWDNFRSYTRQNLLSNKSNEELNVEHQYRQIQRQRQRPSYFQPHPPAHSARSSSSSMMLQQQQPQQQQQQHRHFYESTAPQQLHNSSNSNNLNNSSSSRDWREDARNDDDDVEEEDNNDATIFGVGSGSTARRRNRRRQQLPTQRDDDGVVPQLPTGSSNLLNMNVNSPLYQRNKLPAKPTTSAVSLTPVQQRHLRFDFSVPTTQYMDYDLPDIQAIPAAPLYNVTGQESATAADESNATLEQTEDTASEELNRNLLVNALKNDKFTTKFYESIKEDVYRRLETLFEQQQQQQQQQQQQQQQEQQQQQKQQQQVPQQQLPQEQQPSEQQVYNDVHSLRKTINQGQANSVPPVEELRLNGTTEATESGSETPPQSQSVNDRPEDEESLPAVADVVAAAATATALISQPEHCETAAAIPVVDNEDQIIEVVIERPASPVASIELAPDHELIDYIIKRIRNQTHNNTVINDSLLAEVSKLTANAAQNSAASWAPNTTSPLISPKRIYAKIKKMELPRQRDEFLLWYRTYLEQLFVVEQPHNGCTTKSKTKEERGASKKQSNKRVRAQSHSQDSNNDADLAEADQKKVSLNGNDHECENNENPEEEASAAAAESSLDNK; translated from the exons ATGGCGCCGACTCCGCCCGTAAAGTTAATAATGAAAAACGACAGCGATTCAAGTCGCAGTACCGGTGCAGTGCcaaaacaagcaacagcagcgacaacaacaacaccgccagcaacaacaacaaattcaacaaCATCGCCGGTAAGCACAAATACTTCATCTTCATCGGCCACAAGCCGTTCGGCCACCAATCGAGCTCGTAATGCAGCGCTAATCAAgaagcaacaagaacaacggGAACAGGAGCAGCTGCCACCGCCCTTGCCCCCTGCACCTTTCAAGGCCCTAAAT GATCTCCTGGAACGTGCCACAGTGAGAAAGTCACAGATAGCGCTGCAAATTCAGGCtcagcatcaacaacatcgCGAGGCACTGCGTCAACTGGTTGCCGAGCAAAGTTACGACTCAACAG ATCAACAGCAACGTTATTGCTTTCCCGTACGTCCAGTGCAACGTgtacagcatcagcaacaaccgtcgacgacaacggcaacaacaacagcagcagccgcaacttTGCAGCGTTTGCGTcccacaacagcaaccactCCCGCTGCTGCCACCGTAGGTGTCGTCACACCCCACACAAACAACGGCAACGAGGAGCAACAATCGATcactagcagcagcagcaataacaataacaatcttCCGCAGCTGCCGCACACTGTGTTGCAGAATTTGATACGCCGTACTTTCGGCACACCGAGTAATAACCCAACGCGGGCACAGCTCGAATTCTTGCGCACTTTGCTTGGCTTGGATGTCAATTGGAATAGTCGAGAACTCACAGCAGGCTCATTAGAAGAA CAATTGAACAAAATGGTGCATGAAATCAATCCGCATTCTGCTAACCAGGACGAGGGCATTGTGAATTCAACTAGCCTCGAGGATGTTGCATTAAGTGAG ATGAGCGACAATCGTGCCCAGTCCATACAATCGCTGCACAGTGTAATGGAGACTCCGACACCGGATACAGCACCCAGCTTCGATGAGCTGCAGCAACGCTTGGATGCCTCCAATCGCAATATGCAGAACTTGCAGGAGGAGCAACAGAAGCTgctgcaaatacaaaacatgGCCAAAACACATCTGAATGAAATGGAGCAGCTGCGTCAACAGGCTGCTCGCTTGCCGCACagtggcgatggcgatgctCCCAACTACGAATCGGTGCAGCAGGTGCAGGATGACATGGCCTCGCTAGTAGGTCGCATGAAGAATCTCACGGCTTTCATACACAATCAAAACGAACTGAGCAGCGTGCTGGGCGATGATGGTCCTGAGATTTTGGCCGAGCAGCAGGCGCTGCAAGAGAAACTAGAATCGTTGCGTACGCAACGCGAAGACATGCGTGAATTGGTCAACGAGTTAAACAGCATCAATATGACGGCTAGGCAGAGCGCACGtaatgctgctgcagctcagCGGCAAGCAAGGAAAGAGGCATCGCCACCAAAACCAGTTGTGGCTAAGCCCAGCAATGAGCGTGTGGTGCCCATCGAGTATCAACGCACAGCGCCAGTTTTGCGCCAGGAAGCCGCCGATGCAGCACAGCGTGCTCTCCACGCTCAGGCCATGATCAATCAAAAGACGGCGGACATTGATGCGCTCAAGGCACAAATGGCCAAGCTTAAAGGCATGCTAAATACGGTCAATCAGATTGACCAGAGCACGCCCAGCGTAGGCACAACCTTAGAGCGTCTGAGCGCCGAGCGCGGTCAGTTGCCTATTGAGCAGCGTGTGCATGATCTGGACGATGTGACCACAGAGTTGCGTGCCGAAGCGGCTTTGTTGCAAAAGGAACGCGAACGCATTATCGAATTGAAGGCAGAGATTGAACGTcgcaagcagcaggcagctgcagcagtgCAACTCGGCGAGGATGCTTTGCAACGCGTCAGTTTGACGCCAACACCGACACCAAGCAGGCAACGTGAGGTGGAGCAAGAAGAGCAGCAGGAACTGCAGGAAAAACAACAGTTTAAGCTGCCCTCGAATAGTGAATTGCGCGCCGAATGCGATCAACTGCGCGAGGAGTTTGAACGCACCAAGCGCGAGTATGCGGCATTGTATGCGAACAAcattagcagcagcaacaacaacagtaacaataCGAACACAAACACCACCTCGGAAGCGGATGATGAGGGCAATGATGAAACCGATAGCGATAGATACTTTGGACATGTGTGCAATTCATCTTCAACAACATTAAAGCGTGCGCCATCGGCTAGCACTGTAGTGGAGAAGCAGCaatatcaacagcagcagcaatatcaacagcagcagcaacagcgacgcaatcaacaacagcagcagcaacaacaacagcaaccacaacaacagttgccgcAATCGCAGCCACCAGCGCCCGCTGCACGTTCAATTTCCAATAACGAGGAGGAGTTGAACATGACGATTGATAGTCTGTCGATGGGCAATGACAGCATTCAATCGGGTAGCGCCAGATCGCAATATATGTTGCCCCCGCTTCCCGCTTCAGTGCATGGCATGTGGA ACTCGCACAATACCACCAACGGTTGGCACTCGCAGCCATCTTATGTGCCAGCCACGAGCAGCAATGTGCCAGCTGCCCCACTGGCTCCGCCAACATCATCGAATGCTTCCAGCAGCAATCCTACATCGGATGCTGTGTTGCTGCAACAATTCATGCAAACACAGCAGATGCTCATTAATTCGGTCTGCCAGTGCAATCAGACGTTGTGGCATCAGCAGCGCGAGATCGACAATCTAAACAATCAAATTCATGTG TTGCAAGACCGCTTGAATGCCGCCACCTGTCAGGATCATGCTTACAGCTTGCGCTCAGAGTCTGTACCGCCGGCAAATCTGCCACTCACTGGTGGCTTGGCACCCAACAACTTGTGTCTGGGCGGCAGCAATCGCGCCCAATCCGAGCAGCTATATGGCTTTGGTTCGAGCCATCAGAGTGCGTTTAGCAACTATCATCGCAGCAGTCATCGCAACAACATATACAGCAGCAACGATCCTCATCAACAACAGACCTATTTGAACAATGCTGcaccaccgccgccaccaccTCAGGCACCAACAGCTCCGCAAGCAACGCATTACAACAATGAGACGCCATTGTCGCCGGGCTCATATCGTGCCAGTCCTGGTCCGATATTTATGAATCATCACAACAATACCATCCACCAGAACAATGCCAATTTGCGTACACAGAATCAGCATGCGAATAATTTGCATTCGTTGCCCGAGACTGGAGTGTTGCCGCCCACGCTGAACAATCAGGTGCCGCCGGGCAATCGGGCCAATAACTATTGGGATAATTTCCGAAG CTATACGCGTCAGAATTTGCTCTCTAACAAAAGCAACGAGGAACTCAATGTGGAGCATCAGTATCGCCAAATACAGCGACAACGCCAACGCCCCAGTTACTTTCAGCCGCATCCGCCAGCACATTCCgctcgcagcagcagcagcagcatgatgctgcaacagcagcaaccacaacagcagcaacagcagcatcggCACTTTTACGAGTCCACGGCACCGCAGCAActacacaacagcagcaacagcaacaatttgaataacAGCTCAAGCAGTCGCGATTGGCGCGAAGATGCAcgcaacgatgacgatgatgttgAGGAGGAAGACAATAATGATGCAACAATCTTTGGTGTTGGCAGTGGCTCAACTGCCAGACGACGCAATCGTCGCCGCCAGCAGCTGCCCACGCAGCGGGACGATGATGGCGTCGTGCCGCAGCTGCCCACTGGTTCATCCAATTTGCTCAACATGAATGTGAACAGTCCGCTGTATCAGCGCAACAAATTGCCAGCCAAACCGACCACTTCGGCGGTGTCTCTGACGCCCGTGCAACAGCGTCATCTGCGCTTCGACTTCTCCGTGCCCACCACACAGTACATGGACTATGACTTGCCTGATATACAAGCAATACCAGCTGCTCCCTTGTATAATGTGACGGGACAAGAGTCTGCTACTGCAGCAGATGAATCAAATGCAACGTTAGAGCAGACTGAGGACACGGCATCCGAAGAGCTCAATCGCAATTTGCTGGTCAACGCATTGAAAAATGATAAATTCACCACAAAGTTTTACGAGTCGATTAAAGAGGATGTTTACCGCCGATTGGAAACACTCTtcgagcaacagcagcagcagcaacaacagcagcaacagcaacaacaacaggagcagcaacaacagcagaagcaacaacagcaagtcCCGCAACAGCAATTGCCACAGGAGCAGCAACCAAGCGAGCAACAGGTTTACAATGATGTGCACAGTCTACGCAAGACAATCAATCAGGGGCAGGCAAACAGTGTACCACCCGTTGAGGAGTTACGACTGAATGGCACCACGGAGGCCACAGAAAGTGGCAGCGAAACGCCACCGCAGTCGCAATCGGTTAACGACAGACCAGAGGATGAGGAAAGCTTGCCGGCAGTAGCAGAcgttgttgcagcagcagcaacagcaacagcgttAATTTCACAGCCAGAGCACTGCGagacagcagctgcaattcCTGTCGTAGATAACGAAGAT caaatcATTGAAGTTGTCATCGAGCGCCCTGCTTCTCCTGTAGCCAGCATTGAACTGGCTCCCGATCATGAACTAATCGACTACATTATCAAACGCATACGCAATCAGACGCACAATAACACGGTAATCAATGATTCACTCCTCGCCGAGGTGTCCAAGCTGACCGCTAATGCTGCACAAAACTCTGCTGCCAGCTGGGCACCAAATACAACATCGCCACTCATCTCGCCCAAGCGCATTTATGCCAAGATTAAAAAGATGGAACTGCCGCGACAGCGCGACGAGTTCTTGCTCTGGTATCGCACATATCTGGAGCAATTGTTTGTGGTGGAGCAACCGCATAATGGCTGCACAACCAAGTCTAAGACTAAGGAGGAGAGAGGCGCTTCTAAGAAGCAGAGCAATAAACGTGTACGCGCTCAATCACATTCACAGGACTCGAACAATGACGCCGACTTGGCCGAAGCGGATCAAAAAAAGGTGTCACTAAATGGCAACGATCATGAGTGCGAAAATAACGAGAATCCCGAAGAGGAGGCCAGCGCAGCTGCAGCCGAGTCAAGTTTAGACAACAAGTAG
- the LOC132790105 gene encoding uncharacterized protein LOC132790105 translates to MVNELNKPQDNSALSELLAASNRQLQEMQEEHRQLQEELSRLSVQRQQLRQATREHHSQVTSSSTSTVVSSSGSQIASESLSATDEAAAVQQTDAASAVGEEEDNEETANYLQEKLAEIANLKAQFKRVQNITDSTKLIEQHLSSVESQSSSTVMKSKQTKTMESIQSSSSTSSTSRSAQSLEAATSATSATSEARATPDNAELLNAMINMVTDFTSDLRGQEESLRAERLRIKSLKEEIIQRKQSKE, encoded by the exons ATGGTCAACGAGTTGAATAAACCTCAAGATAATTCCGCATTGAGCGag CTTTTGGCGGCCTCCAACCGTCAGCTGCAGGAAATGCAAGAAGAACATCGCCAGCTGCAAGAGGAATTGTCTCGTCTCAGTGTGCAGCGCCAGCAATTAAGACAAGCGACCCGAGAACATCATTCACAGGTCACTTCCTCATCGACATCGACGGTGGTCAGTTCATCTGGGTCACAAATCGCCTCAGAGTCACTTTCTGCTACAGATGAAGCGGCTGCAGTGCAGCAAACAGATGCTGCCTCCGCCGTCGGAGAGGAGGAGGACAATGAAGAGACCGCCAATTATCTGCAGGAAAAGCTGGCGGAGATTGCCAATCTGAAGGCGCAATTCAAGCGTGTACAGAACATTACGGACTCTACAAAACTGATCGAGCAGCACTTGTCCTCCGTGGAGTCACAATCATCGTCAACTGTGATGAAGAGCAAACAAACCAAGACCATGGAATCCATTCAATCTAGCAGCAGCACGAGCAGCACCAGCAGAAGTGCTCAATCCTTGGAGGCAGCCACATCTGCCACTTCGGCCACATCGGAAGCACGTGCTACTCCTGACAATGCGGAACTGTTGAATGCCATGATTAATATGGTAACGGATTTCACAAGCGATTTGCGTGGTCAAGAGGAAAGCTTGAGGGCGGAACGTCTGCGCATCAAGTCGTTGAAGGAAGAAATTATTCAgcgcaagcaaagcaaagaataA
- the LOC132790104 gene encoding protein obstructor-E, translating into MNLRIFRGILVIFVAVQMKKARSEEYDTSKIFTNNLSLCDGVADKVFLPYIGDCKKYYLCWDGKDYEKKCDDGYYFNAYNQSCSRKSDNCPPKCELNKLTTFSYSRTCNKYVLCYYEIPVLRTCHDNLQYNPKTDRCDFAQYVDCVDNECSRFDEANELSYLPSKASCDKYYLCAKGVPVSYTCTAGLHFSTKCNCCDYPEKSNCQITAINRNIQPFSRTPLKKVDSLCPASGVHFLAHNQRRDAYNYCVDGHGITLDCTPGLWYDAKVQECREPKYIEE; encoded by the exons A TGAACTTACGGATATTTCGCGGGATCTTAGTGATCTTTGTGGCTGTTCAAATGAAGAAAGCCAGAAGTGAAGAATATGATACGAGTAAAATTTTTACGAACAACTTGTCCCTTTGCGATGGGGTGGCCGATAAAGTATTTCTACCCTATATAGGAGATTGTAAAAAGTATTATCTATGCTGGG ATGGAAAAGATTATGAAAAGAAATGTGACGATGGATATTATTTCAATGCGTATAATCAGAGTTGCAGCCGCAAATCTGACAATTGTCCACCCAAATGTGAacttaataaattaacaacattTAGCTATAGTCGAACGTGCAATAAATATGTGCTCTGTTATTATGAAATCCCGGTGCTGAGAACATGCCACGATAATTTGCAGTACAATCCGAAGACGGATCGCTGTGATTTCGCCCAATATGTGGACTGTGTGGATAACGAATGCTCGAGATTCGATGAAGCCAATGAACTGAGCTATTTGCCCAGCAAAGCATCCTGTGACAAATATTACTTGTGTGCCAAGGGCGTACCCGTAAGCTACACTTGCACGGCAGGATTACATTTCagcacaaaatgcaattgttgtgACTACCCGGAAAAATCGAATTGCCAA ATTACTGCAATTAATCGCAATATTCAGCCCTTTTCTCGCACACCATTGAAGAAGGTCGACAGCTTGTGTCCAGCTAGTGGAGTTCATTTCTTGGCCCACAATCAGCGTCGGGATGCCTACAACTATTGCGTAGATGGTCATGGTATTACCCTGGATTGCACACCGGGATTGTGGTATGATGCAAAGGTTCAAGAGTGCCGAGAACCCAAATATATTGAGGAGTAA